From a region of the Aeoliella mucimassa genome:
- a CDS encoding tetratricopeptide repeat protein, protein MRKVILTSSLLAAITCPAWGGMPVLHSSSTEQPATAVQPKEKTHWWSRMWKSEPEKSEPTFFYRPPVEEPSTTERITTAMTDNAAVRAAKSWVTPNKDEAPQQVDPLSLAKPTGKPTPELMRMMAQTREGQQDIAGAREMYMKALAANPRSVKTLRALGHFEDRQNKLLDAERYYTQAVQIEPENPALLNDLALCLARQEKMLPSVQVLERAIALAPTKPLYRNNLATVLMELGDQQHAMQHLMAVHSQPAAYYNMAHLLEKRGQQEAALAHYAEALRLDPSMQPAELAVARLSNMADQQVAQVSPETTQQVAQTAMAPADSEQQQIEMPQIEWPSEPIQLPTGTSNANEPSFGPQLFPAGQ, encoded by the coding sequence GTGCGGAAGGTAATACTGACATCCAGCTTGTTGGCGGCGATCACTTGCCCTGCTTGGGGTGGCATGCCCGTGCTGCATAGCTCCAGCACCGAGCAACCTGCAACAGCGGTGCAGCCGAAAGAGAAGACCCATTGGTGGTCGCGAATGTGGAAATCGGAGCCGGAGAAATCCGAGCCGACCTTCTTCTATCGCCCGCCGGTCGAAGAGCCTTCGACCACCGAACGCATCACCACAGCGATGACCGACAATGCGGCGGTGCGTGCGGCCAAGAGCTGGGTAACGCCCAATAAGGACGAAGCCCCTCAGCAGGTCGATCCGCTCTCGCTTGCCAAGCCCACCGGCAAGCCTACTCCGGAACTGATGCGGATGATGGCGCAGACTCGTGAAGGCCAGCAGGACATTGCCGGGGCTCGCGAGATGTACATGAAGGCTCTCGCTGCAAATCCTCGGAGCGTGAAAACCTTGCGAGCATTGGGGCACTTCGAGGATCGTCAGAACAAGCTGCTCGACGCCGAACGGTACTACACTCAAGCCGTGCAGATTGAGCCGGAGAATCCTGCGTTGCTCAACGACCTGGCGCTGTGCCTGGCTCGACAGGAGAAGATGCTGCCATCGGTTCAGGTGCTCGAGCGAGCGATTGCCCTGGCGCCGACCAAGCCGCTGTATCGCAACAATCTGGCTACAGTGTTGATGGAGCTTGGCGACCAGCAACATGCCATGCAGCACCTGATGGCGGTGCACTCGCAGCCAGCAGCTTACTACAACATGGCTCACCTGCTCGAAAAGCGTGGCCAGCAAGAAGCCGCCCTGGCCCACTATGCCGAAGCACTGCGTCTCGATCCCTCGATGCAGCCCGCCGAGTTGGCCGTAGCCCGGTTGTCGAACATGGCCGACCAGCAGGTCGCCCAAGTGTCGCCCGAAACTACCCAGCAAGTCGCCCAGACCGCAATGGCCCCGGCCGACTCAGAGCAGCAACAAATCGAGATGCCGCAAATCGAGTGGCCCTCGGAGCCAATCCAGCTGCCGACTGGCACTTCGAATGCCAACGAGCCCTCGTTCGGCCCCCAATTGTTCCCCGCCGGGCAATAG
- a CDS encoding coiled-coil domain-containing protein — translation MVQADNSPAQSSPSNSAWSQNVATALERLEGERIALADSDNARDLSIVEGVRRNLNATLELYSADGETLPSPPHGEVAHPLNSEVIKPNETSVVVLVKAEDEEPSRDALQRERRAARSEEAAREGAREQSEQRMQRALLELREQAEAQRKASDTFRETDRDRSPERRELGARREIEARMAREREQQRDHDILPQPERRDSPAVAAPHPRIVRALSEQQQQLMKLTERLEQLEQKVARLEKNSDRKPSGQSVLQPWGSSDSRANSPEQMKAMTDALRQRAEQREQALQQTRMQAELVKVQEQIERLVLEQHEMQQGLADAERRKAEVIKDIEQQLNSRRQALEELEQHDRELRAHRDELRKELEKRFRERMEQNNGRTRESNDRLRNEPSPRREVRRPAVPADAI, via the coding sequence TTGGTGCAAGCCGATAACTCTCCTGCACAAAGCAGTCCCTCGAACAGTGCCTGGTCGCAGAATGTTGCCACCGCGCTGGAGCGACTCGAAGGCGAGCGCATCGCGTTGGCCGATTCCGACAACGCCCGCGACCTGTCGATCGTCGAAGGGGTTCGTCGGAACCTGAACGCAACACTCGAGTTGTATTCGGCCGATGGAGAGACACTTCCCTCTCCTCCGCATGGCGAAGTCGCCCACCCGCTGAACTCCGAAGTCATCAAGCCCAACGAGACTTCGGTGGTCGTTTTGGTGAAAGCCGAGGACGAAGAACCATCGCGAGATGCTCTGCAACGAGAGCGTCGCGCGGCAAGGTCGGAAGAGGCAGCCCGCGAGGGGGCTCGTGAACAAAGCGAGCAACGCATGCAACGTGCACTGCTTGAACTTCGTGAACAAGCCGAAGCCCAGCGCAAAGCATCCGACACCTTCCGCGAAACCGATCGCGACCGCTCGCCCGAGCGTCGTGAGCTAGGAGCTCGGCGGGAGATCGAAGCCCGCATGGCCCGCGAGCGAGAACAGCAACGTGACCATGACATCTTGCCGCAACCAGAGCGTCGCGATTCGCCGGCCGTGGCCGCTCCTCACCCGCGGATCGTTCGCGCCCTGAGTGAGCAACAGCAACAGCTGATGAAACTGACCGAGCGACTGGAACAGCTAGAGCAAAAGGTAGCTCGTCTCGAAAAGAACTCGGATCGCAAGCCCAGTGGGCAGTCGGTCCTGCAGCCCTGGGGTAGCTCCGACTCCCGAGCCAACTCGCCGGAGCAAATGAAAGCGATGACCGACGCTCTGCGGCAACGGGCCGAGCAACGCGAACAAGCGCTGCAGCAAACACGCATGCAAGCGGAGCTGGTAAAAGTGCAGGAACAGATCGAGCGACTTGTGCTTGAACAGCACGAGATGCAGCAGGGCTTGGCCGACGCCGAACGTCGCAAAGCGGAAGTCATCAAGGACATCGAGCAACAGCTAAATAGCCGCCGACAAGCCCTGGAAGAGCTGGAACAGCATGACAGGGAGCTGCGTGCCCATCGCGACGAATTGCGGAAAGAACTCGAGAAACGGTTTCGGGAGCGCATGGAGCAGAATAATGGCCGCACACGTGAGTCGAACGATCGGCTACGCAACGAACCAAGCCCGCGTCGTGAGGTTCGCCGTCCAGCAGTTCCAGCCGATGCTATCTAA
- the rsmH gene encoding 16S rRNA (cytosine(1402)-N(4))-methyltransferase RsmH, with product MSEESTIHVPVMPDEVVAQLALSPGAIVIDGTLGGGGHTQLFADLVGAEGRVIGLDRDPEAVERTAAKLAGLANVSCVHANYADAPEVIDELGIDAVDGILLDLGLSSDQLADDSRGFSFHADGPLDLRFDPTRGEPASRLISRLSAEHLADIIYQYGEERFSRRIARKVVETRRDHPIETAAELADLVRRVVPRSKNHRIDPATRTFQALRIAVNDELRNLELALERLPSMLAPGGRLAIISFHSLEDRMVKRAFRGHELLDVLTKKPLEASVAEQSVNPRSRSAKLRVAERPQTDPTGED from the coding sequence ATGTCCGAAGAATCCACGATTCATGTTCCTGTGATGCCCGACGAAGTCGTCGCGCAGCTTGCTCTCTCGCCTGGTGCTATAGTGATCGATGGTACTCTCGGCGGCGGAGGTCACACGCAATTGTTTGCCGACCTGGTGGGTGCGGAGGGCCGTGTGATTGGGCTCGATCGCGATCCCGAAGCGGTCGAACGCACCGCAGCGAAACTGGCGGGGCTCGCGAACGTAAGCTGCGTGCATGCAAACTACGCCGACGCTCCGGAGGTGATCGACGAGCTCGGCATCGACGCGGTCGATGGCATTTTGCTCGACCTGGGGCTCTCCAGCGATCAACTGGCGGACGATTCGCGGGGGTTTAGTTTCCATGCGGATGGGCCGCTCGATCTGCGGTTCGATCCCACGCGCGGCGAGCCAGCCAGCCGGCTGATCTCGCGACTCAGCGCCGAGCATCTGGCCGACATCATCTATCAATACGGCGAGGAGCGATTCAGTCGGCGGATTGCGCGCAAGGTTGTGGAGACTCGCCGGGATCATCCCATCGAAACTGCCGCCGAGTTGGCCGACTTGGTGCGACGCGTGGTGCCGAGGTCGAAGAATCATCGCATCGATCCGGCAACTCGCACTTTCCAAGCTTTGCGAATTGCTGTAAACGACGAACTCCGAAACCTGGAACTGGCGCTCGAGCGTTTACCGTCGATGCTAGCACCGGGGGGCAGGCTGGCGATTATCAGCTTCCATTCATTGGAAGACCGCATGGTCAAACGTGCGTTTCGCGGTCATGAACTCCTCGACGTGTTGACCAAAAAGCCGCTGGAAGCAAGCGTGGCCGAGCAATCGGTAAACCCCAGGTCACGAAGTGCAAAATTACGTGTTGCAGAGCGACCTCAAACTGACCCTACAGGTGAAGATTGA
- a CDS encoding PEP-CTERM sorting domain-containing protein (PEP-CTERM proteins occur, often in large numbers, in the proteomes of bacteria that also encode an exosortase, a predicted intramembrane cysteine proteinase. The presence of a PEP-CTERM domain at a protein's C-terminus predicts cleavage within the sorting domain, followed by covalent anchoring to some some component of the (usually Gram-negative) cell surface. Many PEP-CTERM proteins exhibit an unusual sequence composition that includes large numbers of potential glycosylation sites. Expression of one such protein has been shown restore the ability of a bacterium to form floc, a type of biofilm.), which produces MTARTTSLAFLATLLVMSWPCSVVKADTQSLDFQLLPYTDTVNRLNVTVESSGSSDSELARLTGNSLGTIRYDIVNRTPVIDQISFSGGEIRVLGESSENASLRLNYSILGRVDIAVNELRITVETIDPPGSVDTSTFPFDEHVIVPTNGIMSAKGSVLGVGSIDETIDLTQEDISFTQAGTASIKLTQLSAIGTERTYEVKITIPVDTTESFEVTTGVTADITLEGQVVSSDTFTIHVNPDGDFNNDGVVDLADYTVWRDNLGAAAGTLPNDPNAGSVGFAQYETWKANFGTALPPPLATAAVPEPSSLVLLGGLSALIVAGRRW; this is translated from the coding sequence ATGACCGCTCGCACGACTTCCCTTGCGTTCCTTGCGACACTGCTTGTCATGAGCTGGCCTTGCTCGGTGGTGAAGGCCGATACGCAATCGCTCGATTTTCAGCTCTTGCCGTATACCGATACGGTCAATCGCCTGAATGTGACCGTGGAATCTTCGGGCAGTTCCGACTCGGAACTAGCCCGGCTCACTGGCAATTCGCTCGGCACCATCCGCTACGACATCGTCAATCGTACTCCGGTAATCGATCAGATTTCTTTCTCCGGTGGTGAAATCCGGGTGCTTGGCGAGAGTAGCGAAAATGCTTCGCTACGGCTCAACTACTCGATTCTCGGACGAGTCGACATCGCAGTGAACGAACTGCGAATCACCGTCGAAACGATCGATCCGCCAGGGAGCGTGGACACGAGCACGTTTCCGTTCGACGAACATGTAATTGTACCGACCAACGGCATCATGTCGGCCAAAGGTAGCGTGCTTGGCGTTGGTAGTATCGATGAGACAATCGATCTGACCCAAGAAGACATCTCGTTCACCCAGGCTGGGACTGCATCGATCAAACTCACCCAACTCTCGGCCATTGGAACTGAACGAACCTACGAAGTGAAGATTACGATACCGGTCGACACCACGGAGTCGTTCGAAGTAACCACGGGAGTGACAGCCGACATCACGCTGGAAGGACAGGTTGTCTCAAGCGATACGTTTACCATCCACGTGAACCCCGATGGTGACTTCAACAACGATGGCGTCGTGGATCTGGCCGACTACACCGTGTGGCGCGACAACCTCGGTGCGGCCGCAGGCACGTTGCCTAACGATCCGAATGCCGGCTCTGTCGGCTTTGCTCAGTACGAAACGTGGAAGGCGAACTTCGGCACCGCCTTGCCGCCCCCTCTCGCGACGGCCGCGGTTCCCGAGCCATCGTCGCTCGTGCTGCTGGGGGGCCTGTCGGCCTTGATCGTCGCGGGTCGTCGTTGGTAG